CCGGCGCCGAGCATAGGTCGGGATCCCATTCCATTTTATTGTTGATCGTAATCCCACATTGGGTGACCAAACCCGCCTGTAATCGATATGATCCCCTCATCGTCCAGTTCATCTTCATAGGCGTCATGCACAGGACTTTGAGCAATTCCGATAAAATTACCTTCCAAATCAGCCATTAGGAATTCTTCTACCGCTTCCGTAAAGCCAATCGGTTCATCGGATTCGAGAAACATTTCGTTATAGTCCGTTTTCTTTTGATCAAAAAAGTCAGATGGCGTATCTGATGAGCCATAGCGAGCGACATCTTGCCACGCATCCTCCGCGTCATACATTGTTGTATCCTGTTCATCAAAATCAAATTGGCCAAAAGGCGGGTCCAGGACTTCCTCTTCTATGGGCCGATCTTGTGAAACTGTCTTGTTTGGCGAATGCTCCATACATCGCGTCGCTGTCGGCAAAGCTTGCAGCCTTTCATAGGGGATCGCTTTGGAACAAATCTCACAACTTCCATACGCGCCTTGCTCAATTGCGTTTAAAGCAGCTTGGACGTCTTGTAAGTGTTCCTCGGCGTGTTCATTAAGGGCAATGTCTTTTTGCCTTTCGAACAACTCCGAACCATGATCGGCTGGATGGTTATCGTAGCTAGATAATTCACCAAGCGATTCCTTAATCATCGCCTTGTCTAGATCATAATGATTGTTTTCCTCCATACGTTCCCGCAAATCCTGCTCTTCACGCAACAACTCGGTTCGTAAACTGGATAATTGTTCGGGAGAAAGCATGTTATTTTCCCCTTTCCTAAGATCGGGACTACAGTCATTAGTTTGCTTAAATCGCGTTATATCATAATCGGAGATTGCTGGGTACAAATCTTACAAAAATTAGGGAGAAGATTGTTGGAATAAAGCGGACGACCCTTTAATAATGTAATCAATAGACTTAGGTGCCCGATTATCTTACAGAAAGATGTGGTAATAACGATGTTGATTGTCCAATTAGCGATTATTTTAATCGCGTCTAAAATTGCGGGGGATATCAGTGTTCGTTTGAACCAGCCGTCCGTGCTCGGAAAGTTGTTGGTTGGTATTCTGTTAGGTCCGACGGTGTTAGGACTTATTGAAAATACCCAAATTTTGCATGAAATCAGTCAATTAGGTGTTATTTTATTGATGTTTATTGCCGGGCTTGAGACGAGTTTGGGCCAATTCAGACAGACGGGTAAAGCGGCTGTCTATGTTGGATTAGCGGGGATAATTGCCCCGGTTGCGCTCGGTTTCGCGATGGGTGAACTGCTAGGCTTAAGCGGCGGAGAGGCGCTCTTTATTGGACTATTGTTGGCTGCGACAAGCGTGAGTATTTCGGTGCAAGCATTACGCGAACTTGGCATGTTACAGTCGAAAGAAGGGACAACCATTCTAGGCGCCGCAGTGATTGATGATGTTGTTGTGATTGTATTGTTAGCTTTCTTAATGAGTACGATCGGTGGCGATGTTGCGCTCGCGCCCGTCTTGCTGAGGATCGTCGCATTCTTTTTCATTGTTACAATCTTATCGTTTTGCGTTCCATTTTTTGTGAAAAGGTTTTCGCGCTTGCGCGTGACCGAGGCCACACTCACAGCCGGTGTGATCGTCTGCTTCCTGTTCGCAGCTTTAGCGGAATATTCCGGGGTGGCGGCTATTATTGGGGCGTATGTCGCGGGTATTGCGATTAATGTGACGCGATATGGTCGAGAACTCACTAAAAAGGTGGAAACGATCAGCTACTCGCTATTTGTGCCCGTCTTCTTTGCCTCGATCGGTTTATCCGTCGATTTTTCGGGCATCGGGGAGTACTTCTACATCATTGTGTTATTTTCAGCTCTCGCGATTGTTTCTAAGTTAGTGGGTGGAGCCCTTGGAGCTAAAGCGGCTGGATTTACGTGGGGTCAATCAATGGGAATTGGTTCAGCGATGGTCTCGCGTGGAGAGGTAGCGTTAATCATTGCCGGGATTGGCTTACAGGCGGGGTTTTTAAACGAAACATTGTTTTCTGTGATGATTATTGTCGTGTTGGTCACGACGCTTGTCACACCGCCGCTGATGAAGTGGTTCTTTGCTCGGAACCAGACAAGTTAAAATGAAGAAACATAAAGGGTGGTATCACAAACTGGATGCCGCCCTTTATGTGTTTAAGGAATCACCTTTAAAATTTCACTAACCTCTTTACGAGGCAGCTTGCGTGGCTGTTCCTCGGGATATCCTAAAGCGATGACCATATTGATCTGCTTAAATGGCTCGATATTCAAATAAGCTCTTAATTGTTCCTCCGCAGCCAATACGGGTCCTGTCATCGGGCAGGTGCCCAGTCCCATTGCATGGGCGGCTAGCATCAAATTTTGAATCGCTAGGCAGCTGCTTTTGATGCCCTCCTCATTCCAAACATCATCTCCGACAAATCCAATCGGGTCAAAAATTCGGTCCCTAAATTTTGATTCATAAGGTGTAGCCAAACAGACGATTAGGGCCGGCGCGTTTTCAAAAGCAGTAGCATACGGTCCAAATGAGCGGACAAGTAGGCGCGCTTCTCGCTCTAAGCCACGTTTTTTTGATTCATCGGCAAAGGCGTGTAATCGGGTCCAGGTCATATCTGAAATTTCTTTGATCATGTCCTCATTAAGTACGGCGATAAATTCCCATGTTTGGGAATTGGTGTCGCTAGGGGCATATCGAGCGCAATCAATCAATTCTTCGACAATTTCAACACTTACCTTTTGATCTGAAAAATTTCGAACGCTTCTTCTTCCGTGGATGATTTCTTTAAATTGTTGATAGTCCATTCTCTCACCTTCTTCTGCAATCTAAACGTAATCATAACAAATTGGTAGATTTTTTAAAAGAAGGTAATATTTTTTTTGTTTATTGACAAAATAGGGAAAGACCAACCAGATTGGGAGGGGCTTACTTATGGGAAGGCGCAGTTCAAAGAAAAAAGAGATTGTCAACCAGTTGCAATTTCAGTTTGTGGAGCAATTTAAGGCTGTGCCAATCAGCGGGCGACTGAAGGAAAATCTCGCTCAAGTTCAAGCCTTCGCAACGGATAATTCGGATTATGTGATTCGAGAATTTCGCCTAAAGGACAGCGTGGCTGCTTTTGTGTTTTATGTTGATGGCCTTGTATCAGGAGAACAAGTCGATTTTGCGCTGAAGGAAATGATGTTGTTAGAAGGCGGCTTTTCACAGTTAAATTCACTGGAGTCGCGTGTGGTCGCCGTTTCTCAAATGGGACAGGCCCATCAATTTGCGGACGTCTTACTAGGGGTACTGAGCGGAGATACCGCTTTATTTGTGGAAGGCAATCAAAAAGCTTCTTTGTTAGGACTGCGCGGGCCGCAGATGCGTTCGGTTAGCGAACCGGAGTTAGAGACGGCTGTGCGTGGACCACGTGAAGGTTTTATCGAAAATATACGAATTAATACGTCGTTATTGCGGCGGAAGTTGAAGACTCCCTTTCTCAAGATGAAGCCGATGATTGTCGGCAAGCAAAGCAATACAGATGTCATTATTACGTACATGGAAGGTGTTGTTGATCCCGCGTTGGTGGAGGAAGTGACGAAGCGAATCGAGAAAATTGATATTGATGCGGTCTTCGAATCAGGCTATATAGAGGAATTTATTCAAGACAATGCCCACTCTCCCTTTCCCCAATTGCAATATACAGAACGTCCGGACACGTTAGCCGCTTCGTTATTAGAAGGACGCGTTGGAATTATGGTTGATGGAACTCCAATGGTTTTGATAGCCCCGATTACATTTTGGACGTTATTGCAGGCGAATGAAGATTACTACGAACGTTTTAAACTTGGAACATTGATCCGTTGGATGCGATACGTCTTTTTTTTAATGGGGCTGCTCGGTTCTTCTATTTACATTGCGGTCACAACGTATCACCAGGCATTGTTGCCTACCTCATTATTGCTCAGCGTTGCCGCAAGTCGGGAGCAAGTTCCCTTTCCCGCGGTAATTGAAGCGTTTATATTGGAAATTTCTTTCGAAGCGTTGCGCGAGGCGGGAGTCCGTTTACCAAAAGCGGTCGGGCAAGCCGTTTCTATTCTGGGCGGGCTTGTCGTTGGACAGGCTGCGGTTGAAGCGGGGATCGTCTCAGCCGCGATGGTGATCGTCGTCGCGGGCGCGGGGATCGCTTCGTTTACAATTCCGCGTTACAATATGACAATTTCGATTCGTTTGCTACGCTTTATATTTATGATTCTTGCGTCTTTGTTTGGCATTTATGGCATTTTAGTCGGTTTGATTATTTTGATCGGGCATCTAGCTAATTTACGTTCGTTTGGGGTCCCCTATCTGTCGCCGATCAGTCCGCTTTCGACGCCTGACTTAAAAGATGTGTTGTGGAGGGCTCCTTGGTGGATGCAAAAAGAGCGGCCTTCTTTTATGTCCTTGCGCGATACGCAACGGATGGGCGATGAATTGGTCGATGAAATTAAGCGCGATGGAGGGCAAACCGGCAAAGATATTGACCATGATGAACCAAAGAAAGGGGAATAAATGAGAATGAGACTAGGGCTATGTCGATTGCCGATCTGCTTATTCGTTTGTTCCTTGCTGTTAACAGGGTGCTGGGATCGGGTTGAAGTAAATGATATTGCGGTCGTCGTAGCGACGGGAGTTGATTTAGAAGAGGATGGACTTTACCGCATTAGCGTCCAGCTCCCGCTCGTAACAGGCAACGGCGGGGAATCTTCGTTCTATGTGGATTCAGAGCGGGGACGAACGATTCGCGAAGCGATTGGTAAAATGCAACGTCGCATGGCTCGTCAATTGATATTTTCGCATCGCCGCATCCTCGTGGTAGGAGAAGATGTCGCTAAAGATGGGATTTATGAATTTTTCGATGAACTTGCTCGGTTGCCAGACAATCGTTTGACCGTGAGGATGGTAATCGCAGAAGGGAAAGCGATGGATATGCTGCAAGCCAATCCAAACTTTGAACCGTTTTCCTCGGAAGCGATGCGTGAGATTACGAAGTTACCGTTTGTTATTCCGATTAATCTGCAAGATATTGCCCATGCCTTAAATATTGGAGCTGATCCGATCACGCCTTATCTGGGTCGAGTTGAGACGGAACCAGACAGCGGCAATCAAGAAGTCGAATTTATAGGTTATGCCCAATTTAAAAAAGATCGCATGGTTGACGTATTTAAAAATGAGGCGGCAAATGG
This portion of the Ammoniphilus oxalaticus genome encodes:
- a CDS encoding TraR/DksA C4-type zinc finger protein; translated protein: MLSPEQLSSLRTELLREEQDLRERMEENNHYDLDKAMIKESLGELSSYDNHPADHGSELFERQKDIALNEHAEEHLQDVQAALNAIEQGAYGSCEICSKAIPYERLQALPTATRCMEHSPNKTVSQDRPIEEEVLDPPFGQFDFDEQDTTMYDAEDAWQDVARYGSSDTPSDFFDQKKTDYNEMFLESDEPIGFTEAVEEFLMADLEGNFIGIAQSPVHDAYEDELDDEGIISITGGFGHPMWDYDQQ
- a CDS encoding cation:proton antiporter, producing MLIVQLAIILIASKIAGDISVRLNQPSVLGKLLVGILLGPTVLGLIENTQILHEISQLGVILLMFIAGLETSLGQFRQTGKAAVYVGLAGIIAPVALGFAMGELLGLSGGEALFIGLLLAATSVSISVQALRELGMLQSKEGTTILGAAVIDDVVVIVLLAFLMSTIGGDVALAPVLLRIVAFFFIVTILSFCVPFFVKRFSRLRVTEATLTAGVIVCFLFAALAEYSGVAAIIGAYVAGIAINVTRYGRELTKKVETISYSLFVPVFFASIGLSVDFSGIGEYFYIIVLFSALAIVSKLVGGALGAKAAGFTWGQSMGIGSAMVSRGEVALIIAGIGLQAGFLNETLFSVMIIVVLVTTLVTPPLMKWFFARNQTS
- a CDS encoding nitroreductase family protein; this translates as MDYQQFKEIIHGRRSVRNFSDQKVSVEIVEELIDCARYAPSDTNSQTWEFIAVLNEDMIKEISDMTWTRLHAFADESKKRGLEREARLLVRSFGPYATAFENAPALIVCLATPYESKFRDRIFDPIGFVGDDVWNEEGIKSSCLAIQNLMLAAHAMGLGTCPMTGPVLAAEEQLRAYLNIEPFKQINMVIALGYPEEQPRKLPRKEVSEILKVIP
- a CDS encoding spore germination protein, which gives rise to MGRRSSKKKEIVNQLQFQFVEQFKAVPISGRLKENLAQVQAFATDNSDYVIREFRLKDSVAAFVFYVDGLVSGEQVDFALKEMMLLEGGFSQLNSLESRVVAVSQMGQAHQFADVLLGVLSGDTALFVEGNQKASLLGLRGPQMRSVSEPELETAVRGPREGFIENIRINTSLLRRKLKTPFLKMKPMIVGKQSNTDVIITYMEGVVDPALVEEVTKRIEKIDIDAVFESGYIEEFIQDNAHSPFPQLQYTERPDTLAASLLEGRVGIMVDGTPMVLIAPITFWTLLQANEDYYERFKLGTLIRWMRYVFFLMGLLGSSIYIAVTTYHQALLPTSLLLSVAASREQVPFPAVIEAFILEISFEALREAGVRLPKAVGQAVSILGGLVVGQAAVEAGIVSAAMVIVVAGAGIASFTIPRYNMTISIRLLRFIFMILASLFGIYGILVGLIILIGHLANLRSFGVPYLSPISPLSTPDLKDVLWRAPWWMQKERPSFMSLRDTQRMGDELVDEIKRDGGQTGKDIDHDEPKKGE
- a CDS encoding Ger(x)C family spore germination protein; this encodes MRLGLCRLPICLFVCSLLLTGCWDRVEVNDIAVVVATGVDLEEDGLYRISVQLPLVTGNGGESSFYVDSERGRTIREAIGKMQRRMARQLIFSHRRILVVGEDVAKDGIYEFFDELARLPDNRLTVRMVIAEGKAMDMLQANPNFEPFSSEAMREITKLPFVIPINLQDIAHALNIGADPITPYLGRVETEPDSGNQEVEFIGYAQFKKDRMVDVFKNEAANGAHWFAVNFMPYTITFDIKEAGKSEAITVKIYEAHRRIRSRMNDRGEMEIQLKVNLRGAVQESHLTADLRFPSNREKLDEKFLSEVREQIEAFIDQAKRQKTDSGEWGFLINQRYPKEWQDRYAQDWHTKLEELKFDIQIKGEIDRLGQISENIAKER